One Nitrosopumilus piranensis genomic region harbors:
- a CDS encoding MBL fold metallo-hydrolase, which produces MTQNNQNLGITANELNEDLAQQKPLLLFDLRLQSDFEKSHIDGSVHAVCDAQSKEKIMTKIPKNTKIVLISDPEDFSKETASMMSSLGLDSHYLTGGFSSWAGKTTTGPTGKTISPDNLAKQLDDVFLLDVRNTDEFSEFQIPGSKNIPLGELFDAKTLSQIPKDKQVVTICPHGNRAMVASFALERAGIASQTLEGGLAGWNQVLKPVSIVNDATKIIQVQKVGKGCLSHIVASDGKAMVIDPLYPFEKYIDIAKERGFKITKVFDTHQHADHVSAARDLAKSTGAELYLSKYEGYDYDANFIGDADKISFGAANLRVIHTPGHTPGSLSFVVDEKYVFTGDILFVESIGRPDLRDNAEEFTEDLYNTLHEKLLKLSDNTMVFPTHHGEDVKSENDAFYSTIQQSKKLPWLDISKQEFVRKVVAITRPRPMNYRKIITVNKGELELVHSEIPDLEIGPNRCAVDAS; this is translated from the coding sequence ATGACACAAAATAACCAAAATTTAGGAATAACTGCTAATGAACTAAATGAGGATTTGGCGCAACAAAAACCTCTATTGTTATTTGATCTTAGATTGCAAAGTGATTTTGAAAAATCCCACATTGATGGTTCTGTTCATGCTGTATGTGATGCACAATCAAAAGAAAAAATTATGACTAAAATTCCAAAAAATACCAAAATTGTATTGATTTCCGACCCTGAAGATTTTTCAAAAGAGACTGCATCAATGATGAGTTCTCTTGGCTTGGATTCTCATTATTTAACAGGTGGATTTTCATCATGGGCTGGAAAAACAACAACAGGTCCTACTGGAAAAACAATTTCACCTGATAACTTGGCAAAACAACTAGATGATGTATTCTTATTAGACGTTAGAAACACTGACGAGTTTTCAGAGTTTCAAATTCCTGGAAGCAAAAACATTCCATTAGGTGAACTCTTTGATGCAAAAACACTTTCCCAAATTCCAAAAGATAAACAAGTTGTAACTATATGTCCTCATGGAAATCGTGCAATGGTTGCAAGCTTTGCACTAGAGCGTGCAGGAATTGCTTCTCAAACTCTTGAAGGTGGATTGGCTGGATGGAATCAAGTTCTAAAACCTGTATCTATAGTAAATGATGCTACAAAAATTATTCAAGTACAAAAAGTTGGAAAAGGATGTCTTTCACATATTGTAGCATCAGACGGTAAGGCTATGGTGATTGATCCATTGTATCCTTTTGAGAAATACATCGATATTGCAAAAGAACGGGGCTTCAAAATAACCAAAGTGTTTGATACTCATCAACATGCAGACCATGTTTCAGCTGCAAGAGACCTTGCAAAATCAACTGGTGCAGAACTATACCTTTCAAAGTATGAGGGATATGATTATGATGCAAATTTCATTGGTGATGCAGACAAAATTTCATTTGGAGCAGCAAATCTAAGAGTAATTCACACTCCAGGACACACTCCAGGAAGCCTTAGTTTTGTAGTTGATGAAAAGTATGTCTTTACTGGCGATATCTTGTTTGTTGAATCTATTGGAAGGCCTGATTTGAGAGATAATGCCGAAGAATTCACAGAAGATCTTTACAACACATTGCATGAAAAATTACTAAAACTTTCAGATAATACAATGGTATTTCCAACACATCATGGAGAAGATGTAAAATCTGAAAATGATGCATTTTACTCTACTATACAACAATCAAAGAAACTTCCATGGCTTGATATCTCAAAACAAGAATTTGTTAGAAAGGTAGTTGCAATTACTCGTCCAAGACCTATGAACTATAGGAAGATAATTACTGTTAACAAGGGTGAGTTGGAACTAGTACATTCTGAAATTCCTGATTTGGAGATTGGTCCAAACAGGTGTGCAGTAGATGCTAGTTGA
- a CDS encoding sulfite exporter TauE/SafE family protein — translation MLVEFLPDLLTTFLSIVSGIVVGFSLGLMGGGGSVLAVPLLLYVVGIKDMHMAIGTSALAIGIIAAINLLNKRKNNNLKLKQGLSFALPGIAGTLIGSQLGLLTPAENLIVFFAVFMGIIGVIMMKRPHTSTQTSSNSRLVLFRKNSSLYGVAVGVLAGYFGIGGGFLIVPTMMYSGGLNIIQAIGTSMIPVSSFGLVTAGRYFVDGNVDFVIAMLFVMGGIIGTRIGIKTLEKIPKQNVVKIFSVMLFGVAAYIVIRTFLL, via the coding sequence ATGCTAGTTGAATTTTTACCAGACCTTCTGACTACTTTTCTCTCAATTGTATCGGGAATTGTTGTAGGATTTAGTCTTGGTTTGATGGGTGGAGGTGGTTCTGTATTGGCAGTACCATTGTTACTGTATGTAGTTGGTATCAAAGACATGCATATGGCAATAGGAACATCAGCTCTTGCCATAGGAATTATTGCTGCAATCAATTTGCTAAATAAAAGAAAAAACAACAATCTAAAATTAAAACAAGGATTGTCATTTGCATTACCTGGTATTGCTGGAACTTTGATTGGCTCTCAACTTGGATTGCTAACTCCTGCAGAAAATCTAATTGTTTTCTTTGCAGTCTTTATGGGGATAATTGGTGTGATAATGATGAAAAGACCACATACATCAACTCAAACTAGTAGTAACTCAAGACTAGTCTTATTTCGAAAAAACTCTTCATTGTATGGTGTTGCAGTAGGTGTGCTTGCAGGCTATTTTGGAATAGGCGGTGGTTTTCTCATTGTTCCCACAATGATGTATTCAGGAGGGTTAAACATAATTCAGGCTATTGGAACATCCATGATTCCTGTTAGTTCTTTTGGATTAGTTACTGCTGGACGCTATTTTGTAGATGGCAATGTTGACTTTGTAATTGCAATGCTGTTTGTAATGGGAGGAATAATTGGAACTCGTATTGGAATTAAAACATTAGAAAAAATTCCAAAACAAAATGTTGTAAAGATATTTTCTGTAATGCTATTTGGCGTTGCAGCTTATATTGTAATTAGGACATTTTTACTCTAA